In Primulina eburnea isolate SZY01 chromosome 3, ASM2296580v1, whole genome shotgun sequence, one DNA window encodes the following:
- the LOC140826495 gene encoding uncharacterized protein isoform X6: MSDESLPSNQVPVQGFSCGISYGNYSHQGMTDQRSALPLESEVRQENEGWHELTLRKVLKPAPSDPDTSLDPLEQKFLYSTDENILGSSFSRSIDNGLEKFASTALEHASYTDRFPTIQSGSWSALMQSAVAETSSGDGGLQEEWSGLNFQNSELLTDNQTSNYIGIVKQNSNWVDTDLQNSSLLSVRTEIVPDDSNINGSSPGFQQSNPQYLRQKEGFHSESLHVSNQYSPTNNSLYSCQQKHPTGCSQLFQGSSFPKIRLGQRKEHSKNYVCHLSNKSQPGLNSSGLDAEFHSVADHELRGTIWPHGSTLCEIQKPFDQVDHQMMVDQQNIHGYSIESEKISSGMNDEPIQVLRASSDLYSQSMIYQASNTMLDLLNKDRLSINHAPEMHLSAKISAHNESPRTETSVAACAKPCNNSPISLDQRTPQSSLPVGNSCSTYPSGHNVNDRFENQHAPASLKPIDLATNGLVYSSDSSMLKNANFISSELPVLKNQQVTQAAVTSVSSQHVGFPTGLFSRWVDVTTQPFALSSKPQKSPNFFRSLNSENISLKTSSVLPNEQPSINSPGQEYNAQGFCASSAKPEYHEQQLVAESFLQKDSTEIINSFSVSSYNHDQDLYRENHLEANVVASSSLMTQSHQPSNKLEQNDIESPYQSLISLQLAQYISKHDGTLKNGQLFPIYDSKAPSNTVKRFSGMAIESSMLPSIAATFIVSEQSSPNKLPSYATCQNMAVSKPKKRKVAFDMVPWHKEVKYDSFMLQNIRVAELEWAEASSRRPEEVKNEVEILEDMQSRFRAKRRLVFATQLMQQVFQPAPAVILSSDACSNCDGVTYFASRFSFADACLVTSNSQMPSDGNAMSRDKLKTYKRCTASDFSEAVEGLVGKVKKLEGELLRHLVIYEINT; the protein is encoded by the exons ATGTCAGATGAGTCTTTACCATCCAATCAAGTTCCTGTTCAAGGTTTTAGCTGTGGAATCTCATATGGAAATTACTCCCATCAAGGAATGACAGATCAGAGGAGTGCATTACCTCTGGAATCTGAGGTGAGACAAGAGAATGAGGGTTGGCATGAACTCACTCTGAGGAAAGTATTGAAACCTGCTCCGTCCGATCCTGATACTTCTCTTGACCCATTGGAGCAGAAGTTCTTATACAGTACAGATGAAAACATTTTGGGATCTTCATTTAGCAGGAGTATAGATAATGGCTTGGAAAAATTTGCGAGTACTGCATTGGAACACGCATCTTACACTGACAGATTTCCCACTATTCAAAGTGGTAGCTGGAGTGCGCTGATGCAGTCTGCCGTGGCAGAAACTTCTAGTGGTGATGGTGGGTTACAAGAAGAATGGAGTGGATTGAACTTTCAGAACTCAGAACTATTAACTGATAATCAAACCTCCAATTACATTGGTATTGTGAAGCAGAACAGCAATTGGGTCGATACAGACTTACAAAATTCCTCCCTTCTAAGTGTGAGAACTGAGATTGTGCCGGATGATTCAAATATAAATGGCTCATCCCCTGGTTTTCAACAGTCAAATCCCCAATATTTGAGGCAGAAAGAGGGATTTCACTCAGAATCTTTACATGTTTCCAACCAATACTCCCCTACAAATAATAGCCTGTATAGCTGTCAGCAGAAGCATCCTACGGGTTGTAGTCAGCTGTTTCAAGGTTCGAGTTTTCCCAAGATTAGGTTAGGTCAACGAAAAGAGCATTCAAAAAATTATGTATGTCATCTTAGCAATAAAAGCCAGCCCGGCCTTAATAGCTCAG GACTTGATGCTGAGTTTCACTCTGTTGCAGATCATGAATTGAGAGGCACCATATGGCCTCATGGAAGTACCCTTTGTGAGATTCAAAAGCCATTTGACCAGGTCGATCATCAAATGATG GTGGACCAGCAGAATATTCATGGTTATTCGATAGAATCGGAGAAGATATCTTCTGGAATGAACGATGAACCTATACAAGTTCTAAGAGCTTCTTCTGATCTTTATAGTCAAAGTATGATTTATCAGGCAAG CAACACTATGCTTGATCTTCTTAACAAGGATAGGCTATCCATCAATCATGCACCTGAAATGCACTTAAGTGcaaaaatctcagctcacaatGAATCACCACGAACTGAAACTTCTGTTGCAGCATGTGCCAAGCCATGCAATAATTCTCCTATTTCACTGGATCAGCGGACTCCGCAGTCATCTTTGCCCGTG GGGAACTCATGTTCAACTTATCCTTCAGGCCATAATGTGAATGATCGTTTTGAGAACCAACATGCTCCAGCTTCACTTAAACCAATTGACTTGGCTACTAATGGCCTTGTTTATAGTTCTGACAGTTCTATGCTTAAAAATGCCAACTTTATAAGTTCAGAACTTCCAGTATTGAAGAATCAGCAAGTCACTCAAGCTGCAGTGACTTCAGTTTCATCACAACACGTGGGATTTCCGACTGGACTATTCTCTCGATGGGTAGATGTGACCACTCAGCCTTTTGCTTTGTCCTCCAAGCCTCAAAAATCTCCCAATTTCTTTCGTTCTCTCAATTCAGAAAATATCAGCCTAAAAACTAGCTCGGTGCTGCCAAATGAGCAGCCTAGTATAAATTCGCCTGGACAAGAATATAATGCGCAGGGGTTTTGTGCATCTTCAGCGAAACCAGAATATCATGAACAGCAGTTGGTTGCAGAAAGTTTTCTCCAGAAGGACTCGACTGAGATAATTAATTCTTTCTCAGTAAGCAGTTATAATCATGATCAGGATTTGTATAGAGAGAATCACTTGGAAGCAAATGTTGTTGCTTCTAGTTCACTGATGACACAGTCACATCAGCCCTCTAATAAACTGGAACAAAATGACATTGAATCGCCTTATCAGTCGCTGATCAGTTTGCAGTTAGCCCAATATATTTCTAAGCATGATGGGACTTTGAAAAATGGTCAATTGTTCCCAATTTATGATTCAAAAGCTCCTAGCAATACTGTAAAACGATTCTCAGGGATGGCAATTGAAAGCAGTATGTTGCCGTCTATCGCAGCCACCTTTATAGTGAGTGAGCAATCGTCCCCTAATAAGTTGCCTTCATATGCCACATGTCAAAATATGGCAGTTTCAAAACCAAAGAAACGCAAAGTTGCATTTGACATGGTACCTTGGCACAAAGAAGTAAAATATGATTCATTCATGCTTCAAAATATCAG AGTGGCTGAGTTAGAATGGGCGGAAGCTTCCAGTAGAAGACCTGAAGAA GTTAAAAATGAAGTTGAAATCCTTGAAGATATGCAATCCAGGTTTCGAGCAAAAAGAAGGCTTGTTTTTGCAACTCAGCTTATGCAACAGGTCTTTCAACCTGCACCTGCAGTTATTCTCTCCTCAGATGCCTGTTCAAATTGTGATGGGGTGACCTATTTTGCTTCAAGATTCAGCTTTGCAGATGCATGCCTGGTGACTAGTAACTCTCAAATGCCATCAGATGGAAATGCCAT GTCACGTGACAAGTTAAAGACTTATAAAAGATGTACTGCCTCTGATTTCTCCGAAGCTGTTGAAGGCTTAGTTGGCAAAGTGAAGAAGCTTGAAGGTGAATTGTTAAG GCATTTGGTTATATATGAAATAAATACTTGA